In Carassius gibelio isolate Cgi1373 ecotype wild population from Czech Republic chromosome B2, carGib1.2-hapl.c, whole genome shotgun sequence, a single genomic region encodes these proteins:
- the LOC127951188 gene encoding dol-P-Man:Man(5)GlcNAc(2)-PP-Dol alpha-1,3-mannosyltransferase-like, whose translation MAAASTSLTHVAANMAGGGKKKSSTLPSTFQKTLSSVWQDKHMVLFKAEYTFLVTAVLWFLEIGINIWVIQKVSYTEIDWKAYMDEVEGVINGTYDYTQLKGDTGPLVYPAGFVYVFTGLYYLTDHGQNIRLGQYVFAVFYLITLLLVFRIYHRTKKVPPYVFFFVCCASYRIHSIFVLRLFNDPVAMMLLFGAINLFVDGRWTLGCALYSLAVSVKMNVLLFAPGLLFLLLCEFGLWKTLPKLTLCAAIQLVLGLPFLLVNPVGYVSRAFDLGRQFLFKWTVNWRFLPEDVFLSRYFHLALLLAHITTLVLFALKRWKRSGNSIWSILTDLSERKETVHKLSADQTVLVLFTSNFIGMCFSRSLHYQFYVWYFHTLPYLLWSGGVKKLAHLLRVLILGLIELSWNTYPSTNYSSISLHVCHFIILLCLWLNPTPALPSQKLDNKAKRH comes from the exons ATGGCTGCCGCATCTACTAGTTTGACTCACGTG GCGGCCAACATGGCAGGAGGAGGGA agaaGAAATCCTCTACTCTACCgtcaacatttcagaaaactctTTCCTCCGTATGGCAGGACAAGCACATGGTGTTGTTCAAAGCAGAGTACACGTTCTTGGTCACGGCCGTCCTTTGGTTCCTGGAAATTGGAATTAACATATGGGTAATCCAAAAAGTTTCAT ATACAGAGATCGACTGGAAGGCGTATATGGATGAGGTGGAGGGAGTTATTAACGGCACGTATGACTACACCCAGCTGAAGGGTGACACGGGGCCGCTGGT GTATCCAGCTGGTTTTGTGTATGTATTCACTGGGCTGTATTATCTTACTGATCATGGACAGAATATTCGTTTGGGTCAGTATGTGTTCGCTGTGTTCTACCTCATCACCCTCCTGCTTGTGTTCCGCATTTACCATCGCACCAAAAAG GTTCCTCCGTATGTGTTCTTCTTTGTCTGCTGTGCTTCATATCGGATTCACTCCATCTTTGTCTTGCGTCTCTTTAATGATCCGGTGGCCATGATGCTGTTATTCGGAGCCATCAATCTCTTTGTGGATGGCCGCTGGACTTTAGGATGTGCCCTCTACAG TTTAGCTGTGTCTGTGAAGATGAATGTCCTGCTCTTTGCTCCTGgtcttctcttcctcctcctgtGTGAGTTCGGTCTATGGAAAACTTTACCCAAACTCACTCTCTGTGCTGCAATTCAG CTTGTACTAGGACTGCCGTTCCTCTTGGTGAACCCAGTCGGCTATGTTAGTCGGGCGTTTGACTTAGGCAGGCAGTTTCTGTTTAAATGGACGGTGAACTGGCGTTTTCTTCCTGAGGATGTATTCTTGAGTAGATACTTCCACCTGGCTCTGCTTTTGGCTCACATTACTACACTGGTTCTGTTTGCACTGAAAAGATGGAAGAG ATCTGGGAACAGTATTTGGTCTATTCTAACAGATCTGTCTGAGAGAAAAGAGACTGTACACAAGCTCAGTGCTGAT CAGACAGTTCTGGTTCTTTTCACTTCTAATTTTATTGGCATGTGCTTCAGTAGATCACTGCATTATCAGTTTTATGTGTGGTACTTCCATACGCTACCCTACCTGCTGTGGAGTGGAGGAGTCAAGAAACTTGCCCACCTGCTCAG GGTGTTGATTCTGGGTCTGATAGAGCTGTCCTGGAACACGTATCCATCCACCAACTACAGCTCTATATCACTGCATGTCTGCCATTTCATCATCCTGCTCTGTTTGTGGCTCAACCCAACGCCAGCTCTTCCATCTCAGAAGTTAGACAACAAGGCTAAGCGCCATTGA